From the genome of Methanonatronarchaeum thermophilum, one region includes:
- a CDS encoding dCTP deaminase domain-containing protein, with protein sequence MAILSESKIKEKIEEGALLIEPFSDGCLQPASYDLRVDQDYVLRGHCLVSSLETVGLPMDVAGLVRMRSTFGREGVFLSGGYIDPGYKGDITLCLFNAGGSVEVGEGERIAQIVFLDVVGETGGYSGSYQNSCGVTKSKR encoded by the coding sequence ATGGCGATTTTATCGGAATCTAAAATTAAGGAAAAAATTGAGGAAGGTGCGTTGTTGATTGAGCCTTTTTCGGATGGTTGTTTGCAGCCTGCTTCTTATGATTTACGTGTGGATCAGGATTATGTTCTTAGGGGTCATTGTTTGGTTAGTAGTTTGGAGACTGTTGGTTTGCCTATGGATGTTGCTGGGTTGGTTAGGATGCGTTCTACTTTTGGTCGTGAGGGTGTTTTTTTGAGTGGTGGTTATATTGATCCTGGTTATAAGGGGGATATTACGTTGTGTCTTTTTAATGCTGGTGGTTCTGTGGAGGTAGGGGAGGGTGAGCGTATTGCTCAGATTGTGTTTTTGGATGTTGTTGGTGAGACTGGGGGGTATAGTGGTAGTTATCAGAATTCGTGTGGTGTAACCAAGTCTAAACGTTGA